The following proteins are co-located in the Vigna angularis cultivar LongXiaoDou No.4 chromosome 2, ASM1680809v1, whole genome shotgun sequence genome:
- the LOC108319025 gene encoding calmodulin-binding transcription activator 4 isoform X3 yields the protein MIMVGLEYNIVDLFQEAKKRWLKPVEVLYILRNHDMCELTHQPPHQPAGGSLYLFNRRVTRYFRKDGHNWRKKKDGRTVGEAHERLKVGNEEILNCYYAHGEENRSFQRRSYWMLEPKYEHIVLVHYSETSKGKSNSQLSSGSSLAFSQSQSPYAAHEPGTSSIFVDSYELNHNFSSPPGSLEVTSEAQALRQLEEELNTNEDSFNERVIYKDKSTILSLPNDQGPLRYNGRQDNSDTYCHDFPDDYPDGNEKTICWTEVLQACKPLPVTNIPDQYGYKAFENSLFYSGRDMIANMENNRWPNSNCNNVENSVFALPQGDSGVKFPLCSRVENPVTTSDYYGTFFDQTQIQEPLGVDSSLTVERKQKFTIRTVSPEYCYATETTKVVIIGSFLYHHPDSTWACMFGDVEVPAKIIQDGVISCETPSNLLGKVKLCITSGNRVPCSEVIEFEFRNKATSCTRCNSLETEDGRSPEDLLLLVRFAEMLHSSTKKDDSTESGSHLSTEQKDGDDLWIDTLLVGSGKSSDTVKWLLEELLKDKLQLWLSNRSYERDEGTDCSLSKKEQGIIHMISGLGFEWALNPILSCGVNINFRDINGWTALHWAAKFGREKMVASLVASGASAEAVTDPSSQNPSGETAASVAASHGHKGLAGYLSEVHLTSHLSSLTLTASKISEGASELEAELTVSNVSEENIVASEDQVSLKASLDAVRNATQAAARIQDAFRAHSFRKRKAREAAAAAAAAAAAACLDGYCIDPCCNNDNMSVLSAMSKLSSRSLGDYNLAALSIQKKYRGWKGRKEFLALRQKVVKIQAIVRGYQARKQYKILLWAVGILNKVVLRWRRKRVGITSVRQEMDSNEEESDDEDFLNVFRKKKVNGAIQMALKRVLSMVRHEDARHQYRRLLSLYRQAKTERDSTSDEAPSSTSEEDPLNMEDDDWDLLWQKLCA from the exons ATGATCATGGTAGGTTTGGAGTACAACATCGTTGATCTGTTTCAAGAAGCTAAGAAGCGATGGCTCAAGCCTGTCGAAGTGCTTTACATTTTACGAAATCACGACATGTGCGAGCTTACCCACCAGCCCCCTCATCAGCCAGCTG GCGGATCCCTATATCTGTTTAATAGAAGAGTCACGCGTTACTTCCGCAAAGATGGTCATAACTGGCGGAAGAAAAAAGACGGAAGAACTGTGGGAGAAGCACATGAACGCCTTAAG GTTGGAAATGAAGAAATCCTAAACTGCTACTATGCACATGGAGAAGAGAACCGTTCTTTTCAGAGACGGAGCTATTGGATGTTGGAGCC GAAATATGAGCATATTGTTCTGGTGCATTATAGTGAAACAAGTAAG GGGAAATCCAACTCACAATTGTCGTCAGGTTCCTCTCTTGCTTTTAGTCAGAGTCAAAGCCCGTATGCTGCTCACGAACCAGGGACATCATCCATTTTTGTTGATTCATATGAACTTAATCACAATTTCTCTAGTCCTCCTGGGTCTTTAGAAGTTACATCTGAAGCACAAGCCTTACGCCAATTAGAAGAAGAGCTGAATACAAATGAGGACAGCTTCAATGAAAGGGTGATTTATAAAGATAAATCTACTATTTTGTCTTTACCAAATGATCAAGGGCCGTTAAGATATAATGGaagacaag ATAACAGTGACACATACTGTCATGACTTCCCTGATGATTATCCTGATGGAAATGAAAAAACTATATGCTGGACCGAGGTGCTTCAAGCATGCAAGCCCTTGCCTGTGACCAATATACCAGATCAATATGGATATAAGGCATTTGAAAAT TCGTTATTTTATTCGGGAAGGGATATGATTGCCAACATGGAAAACAATCGGTGGCCAAACTCCAATTGTAATAATGTTGAGAACT CTGTTTTTGCACTTCCTCAAGGCGACAGTGGGGTCAAATTTCCTCTATGTTCTCGGGTAGAAAATCCAGTAACTACCTCTGACTACTATGGAACATTTTTTGACCAAACCCAAATTCAAGAACCTCTGGGTGTAGATTCAAGCTTGACTGTTGAACGGAAACAGAAATTTACAATTAGGACAGTCTCCCCAGAATACTGCTATGCCACTGAGACCACAAAG GTTGTCATCATTGGATCATTTCTCTATCATCACCCGGATTCTACTTGGGCCTGTATGTTTGGTGATGTTGAAGTTCCTGCTAAGATTATTCAGGATGGCGTAATCAGTTGTGAAACTCCTTCCAATCTTCTTGGAAAGGTTAAGTTGTGCATTACTTCCGGAAATAGGGTGCCTTGCAGTGAAGTGATTGAGTTTGAGTTTCGAAATAAGGCTACTAGTTGCACTCGCTGTAATTCATTAGAAACAGAAGATGGCAGAAGTCCAGAAGATCTGCTATTACTTGTTCGATTTGCTGAGATGCTCCACTCTTCAACTAAAAAGGATGACAGCACAGAATCTGGAAGTCACCTTTCAACAGAACAGAAAGATGGTGATGATTTATGGATTGACACTCTTCTAGTTGGCAGTGGAAAATCATCTGATACTGTTAAGTGGCTTCTAGAAGAGCTGCTGAAGGATAAGCTGCAGCTCTGGCTCTCTAACCGATCCTATGAAAGAGATGAAGGGACAGACTGTTCTTTGTCCAAGAAAGAGCAGGGAATTATACACATGATTTCTGGGTTGGGTTTTGAGTGGGCCTTGAACCCCATTCTCAGTTGCGGTGTGAATATAAATTTCCGTGACATCAATGGATGGACAGCCCTACATTGGGCTGCAAAGTTTGGGAG GGAAAAAATGGTTGCTTCACTTGTAGCTTCTGGTGCATCTGCTGAAGCGGTGACAGATCCAAGTTCACAAAATCCAAGCGGTGAAACTGCTGCATCTGTTGCAGCCTCCCATGGCCATAAGGGACTGGCAGGTTATCTTTCTGAGGTACACCTAACAAGCCACTTGTCATCCCTCACTTTGACAGCGAGTAAGATTTCTGAAGGAGCTTCTGAGCTCGAAGCCGAGTTAACTGTCAGCAATGTCTCTGAAGAAAATATCGTGGCCAGTGAGGATCAGGTTTCACTAAAAGCTTCCTTGGATGCTGTCAGAAATGCAACTCAGGCAGCTGCACGGATACAAGATGCTTTTCGTGCACATTCTTTTAGAAAACGGAAAGCAAGAGaagctgctgctgctgctgctgctgctgctgcagcAGCATGTCTAGATGGATATTGTATTGATCCATGTTGCAACAATGATAACATGTCAGTGCTTTCTGCCATGTCAAAACTTAGTTCTCGGAGCTTGGGTGATTACAATTTAGCTGCCTTGTCGATTCAGAAGAAATATCGAGGTTGGAAAGGTCGCAAAGAATTCTTAGCATTGCGCCAAAAAGTAGTTAAGATACAG GCCATTGTGAGGGGTTACCAGGCTCGGAAGCAATACAAGATACTATTATGGGCAGTTGGAATCCTGAATAAGGTTGTGCTACGATGGAGGAGAAAACGCGTTGGTATAACTAGTGTCCGGCAAGAAATGGattcaaatgaagaagaaagtgatgatgaagatttTCTCAACGTGTTCCggaaaaagaaagtaaatggAGCAATTCAGATGGCTTTGAAGCGGGTGCTTTCCATGGTCCGTCATGAGGATGCTCGCCACCAATACAGGCGCTTGCTTTCATTGTATCGTCAAGCCAAG ACTGAACGTGACAGTACAAGTGATGAAGCACCGTCATCAACTTCAGAAGAGGACCCTCTCAATATGGAAGACGATGATTGGGATCTGTTATGGCAAAAATTATGTGCTTAG
- the LOC108319025 gene encoding calmodulin-binding transcription activator 4 isoform X2 has protein sequence MSPGLEYNIVDLFQEAKKRWLKPVEVLYILRNHDMCELTHQPPHQPAGGSLYLFNRRVTRYFRKDGHNWRKKKDGRTVGEAHERLKVGNEEILNCYYAHGEENRSFQRRSYWMLEPKYEHIVLVHYSETSKGKSNSQLSSGSSLAFSQSQSPYAAHEPGTSSIFVDSYELNHNFSSPPGSLEVTSEAQALRQLEEELNTNEDSFNERVIYKDKSTILSLPNDQGPLRYNGRQDNSDTYCHDFPDDYPDGNEKTICWTEVLQACKPLPVTNIPDQYGYKAFENEQSLFYSGRDMIANMENNRWPNSNCNNVENSVFALPQGDSGVKFPLCSRVENPVTTSDYYGTFFDQTQIQEPLGVDSSLTVERKQKFTIRTVSPEYCYATETTKVVIIGSFLYHHPDSTWACMFGDVEVPAKIIQDGVISCETPSNLLGKVKLCITSGNRVPCSEVIEFEFRNKATSCTRCNSLETEDGRSPEDLLLLVRFAEMLHSSTKKDDSTESGSHLSTEQKDGDDLWIDTLLVGSGKSSDTVKWLLEELLKDKLQLWLSNRSYERDEGTDCSLSKKEQGIIHMISGLGFEWALNPILSCGVNINFRDINGWTALHWAAKFGREKMVASLVASGASAEAVTDPSSQNPSGETAASVAASHGHKGLAGYLSEVHLTSHLSSLTLTASKISEGASELEAELTVSNVSEENIVASEDQVSLKASLDAVRNATQAAARIQDAFRAHSFRKRKAREAAAAAAAAAAAACLDGYCIDPCCNNDNMSVLSAMSKLSSRSLGDYNLAALSIQKKYRGWKGRKEFLALRQKVVKIQAIVRGYQARKQYKILLWAVGILNKVVLRWRRKRVGITSVRQEMDSNEEESDDEDFLNVFRKKKVNGAIQMALKRVLSMVRHEDARHQYRRLLSLYRQAKTERDSTSDEAPSSTSEEDPLNMEDDDWDLLWQKLCA, from the exons ATGTCACCTG GTTTGGAGTACAACATCGTTGATCTGTTTCAAGAAGCTAAGAAGCGATGGCTCAAGCCTGTCGAAGTGCTTTACATTTTACGAAATCACGACATGTGCGAGCTTACCCACCAGCCCCCTCATCAGCCAGCTG GCGGATCCCTATATCTGTTTAATAGAAGAGTCACGCGTTACTTCCGCAAAGATGGTCATAACTGGCGGAAGAAAAAAGACGGAAGAACTGTGGGAGAAGCACATGAACGCCTTAAG GTTGGAAATGAAGAAATCCTAAACTGCTACTATGCACATGGAGAAGAGAACCGTTCTTTTCAGAGACGGAGCTATTGGATGTTGGAGCC GAAATATGAGCATATTGTTCTGGTGCATTATAGTGAAACAAGTAAG GGGAAATCCAACTCACAATTGTCGTCAGGTTCCTCTCTTGCTTTTAGTCAGAGTCAAAGCCCGTATGCTGCTCACGAACCAGGGACATCATCCATTTTTGTTGATTCATATGAACTTAATCACAATTTCTCTAGTCCTCCTGGGTCTTTAGAAGTTACATCTGAAGCACAAGCCTTACGCCAATTAGAAGAAGAGCTGAATACAAATGAGGACAGCTTCAATGAAAGGGTGATTTATAAAGATAAATCTACTATTTTGTCTTTACCAAATGATCAAGGGCCGTTAAGATATAATGGaagacaag ATAACAGTGACACATACTGTCATGACTTCCCTGATGATTATCCTGATGGAAATGAAAAAACTATATGCTGGACCGAGGTGCTTCAAGCATGCAAGCCCTTGCCTGTGACCAATATACCAGATCAATATGGATATAAGGCATTTGAAAAT GAACAGTCGTTATTTTATTCGGGAAGGGATATGATTGCCAACATGGAAAACAATCGGTGGCCAAACTCCAATTGTAATAATGTTGAGAACT CTGTTTTTGCACTTCCTCAAGGCGACAGTGGGGTCAAATTTCCTCTATGTTCTCGGGTAGAAAATCCAGTAACTACCTCTGACTACTATGGAACATTTTTTGACCAAACCCAAATTCAAGAACCTCTGGGTGTAGATTCAAGCTTGACTGTTGAACGGAAACAGAAATTTACAATTAGGACAGTCTCCCCAGAATACTGCTATGCCACTGAGACCACAAAG GTTGTCATCATTGGATCATTTCTCTATCATCACCCGGATTCTACTTGGGCCTGTATGTTTGGTGATGTTGAAGTTCCTGCTAAGATTATTCAGGATGGCGTAATCAGTTGTGAAACTCCTTCCAATCTTCTTGGAAAGGTTAAGTTGTGCATTACTTCCGGAAATAGGGTGCCTTGCAGTGAAGTGATTGAGTTTGAGTTTCGAAATAAGGCTACTAGTTGCACTCGCTGTAATTCATTAGAAACAGAAGATGGCAGAAGTCCAGAAGATCTGCTATTACTTGTTCGATTTGCTGAGATGCTCCACTCTTCAACTAAAAAGGATGACAGCACAGAATCTGGAAGTCACCTTTCAACAGAACAGAAAGATGGTGATGATTTATGGATTGACACTCTTCTAGTTGGCAGTGGAAAATCATCTGATACTGTTAAGTGGCTTCTAGAAGAGCTGCTGAAGGATAAGCTGCAGCTCTGGCTCTCTAACCGATCCTATGAAAGAGATGAAGGGACAGACTGTTCTTTGTCCAAGAAAGAGCAGGGAATTATACACATGATTTCTGGGTTGGGTTTTGAGTGGGCCTTGAACCCCATTCTCAGTTGCGGTGTGAATATAAATTTCCGTGACATCAATGGATGGACAGCCCTACATTGGGCTGCAAAGTTTGGGAG GGAAAAAATGGTTGCTTCACTTGTAGCTTCTGGTGCATCTGCTGAAGCGGTGACAGATCCAAGTTCACAAAATCCAAGCGGTGAAACTGCTGCATCTGTTGCAGCCTCCCATGGCCATAAGGGACTGGCAGGTTATCTTTCTGAGGTACACCTAACAAGCCACTTGTCATCCCTCACTTTGACAGCGAGTAAGATTTCTGAAGGAGCTTCTGAGCTCGAAGCCGAGTTAACTGTCAGCAATGTCTCTGAAGAAAATATCGTGGCCAGTGAGGATCAGGTTTCACTAAAAGCTTCCTTGGATGCTGTCAGAAATGCAACTCAGGCAGCTGCACGGATACAAGATGCTTTTCGTGCACATTCTTTTAGAAAACGGAAAGCAAGAGaagctgctgctgctgctgctgctgctgctgcagcAGCATGTCTAGATGGATATTGTATTGATCCATGTTGCAACAATGATAACATGTCAGTGCTTTCTGCCATGTCAAAACTTAGTTCTCGGAGCTTGGGTGATTACAATTTAGCTGCCTTGTCGATTCAGAAGAAATATCGAGGTTGGAAAGGTCGCAAAGAATTCTTAGCATTGCGCCAAAAAGTAGTTAAGATACAG GCCATTGTGAGGGGTTACCAGGCTCGGAAGCAATACAAGATACTATTATGGGCAGTTGGAATCCTGAATAAGGTTGTGCTACGATGGAGGAGAAAACGCGTTGGTATAACTAGTGTCCGGCAAGAAATGGattcaaatgaagaagaaagtgatgatgaagatttTCTCAACGTGTTCCggaaaaagaaagtaaatggAGCAATTCAGATGGCTTTGAAGCGGGTGCTTTCCATGGTCCGTCATGAGGATGCTCGCCACCAATACAGGCGCTTGCTTTCATTGTATCGTCAAGCCAAG ACTGAACGTGACAGTACAAGTGATGAAGCACCGTCATCAACTTCAGAAGAGGACCCTCTCAATATGGAAGACGATGATTGGGATCTGTTATGGCAAAAATTATGTGCTTAG
- the LOC108319025 gene encoding calmodulin-binding transcription activator 4 isoform X4: MIMVGLEYNIVDLFQEAKKRWLKPVEVLYILRNHDMCELTHQPPHQPAGGSLYLFNRRVTRYFRKDGHNWRKKKDGRTVGEAHERLKVGNEEILNCYYAHGEENRSFQRRSYWMLEPKYEHIVLVHYSETSKGKSNSQLSSGSSLAFSQSQSPYAAHEPGTSSIFVDSYELNHNFSSPPGSLEVTSEAQALRQLEEELNTNEDSFNERVIYKDKSTILSLPNDQGPLRYNGRQDNSDTYCHDFPDDYPDGNEKTICWTEVLQACKPLPVTNIPDQYGYKAFENEQSLFYSGRDMIANMENNRWPNSNSVFALPQGDSGVKFPLCSRVENPVTTSDYYGTFFDQTQIQEPLGVDSSLTVERKQKFTIRTVSPEYCYATETTKVVIIGSFLYHHPDSTWACMFGDVEVPAKIIQDGVISCETPSNLLGKVKLCITSGNRVPCSEVIEFEFRNKATSCTRCNSLETEDGRSPEDLLLLVRFAEMLHSSTKKDDSTESGSHLSTEQKDGDDLWIDTLLVGSGKSSDTVKWLLEELLKDKLQLWLSNRSYERDEGTDCSLSKKEQGIIHMISGLGFEWALNPILSCGVNINFRDINGWTALHWAAKFGREKMVASLVASGASAEAVTDPSSQNPSGETAASVAASHGHKGLAGYLSEVHLTSHLSSLTLTASKISEGASELEAELTVSNVSEENIVASEDQVSLKASLDAVRNATQAAARIQDAFRAHSFRKRKAREAAAAAAAAAAAACLDGYCIDPCCNNDNMSVLSAMSKLSSRSLGDYNLAALSIQKKYRGWKGRKEFLALRQKVVKIQAIVRGYQARKQYKILLWAVGILNKVVLRWRRKRVGITSVRQEMDSNEEESDDEDFLNVFRKKKVNGAIQMALKRVLSMVRHEDARHQYRRLLSLYRQAKTERDSTSDEAPSSTSEEDPLNMEDDDWDLLWQKLCA; the protein is encoded by the exons ATGATCATGGTAGGTTTGGAGTACAACATCGTTGATCTGTTTCAAGAAGCTAAGAAGCGATGGCTCAAGCCTGTCGAAGTGCTTTACATTTTACGAAATCACGACATGTGCGAGCTTACCCACCAGCCCCCTCATCAGCCAGCTG GCGGATCCCTATATCTGTTTAATAGAAGAGTCACGCGTTACTTCCGCAAAGATGGTCATAACTGGCGGAAGAAAAAAGACGGAAGAACTGTGGGAGAAGCACATGAACGCCTTAAG GTTGGAAATGAAGAAATCCTAAACTGCTACTATGCACATGGAGAAGAGAACCGTTCTTTTCAGAGACGGAGCTATTGGATGTTGGAGCC GAAATATGAGCATATTGTTCTGGTGCATTATAGTGAAACAAGTAAG GGGAAATCCAACTCACAATTGTCGTCAGGTTCCTCTCTTGCTTTTAGTCAGAGTCAAAGCCCGTATGCTGCTCACGAACCAGGGACATCATCCATTTTTGTTGATTCATATGAACTTAATCACAATTTCTCTAGTCCTCCTGGGTCTTTAGAAGTTACATCTGAAGCACAAGCCTTACGCCAATTAGAAGAAGAGCTGAATACAAATGAGGACAGCTTCAATGAAAGGGTGATTTATAAAGATAAATCTACTATTTTGTCTTTACCAAATGATCAAGGGCCGTTAAGATATAATGGaagacaag ATAACAGTGACACATACTGTCATGACTTCCCTGATGATTATCCTGATGGAAATGAAAAAACTATATGCTGGACCGAGGTGCTTCAAGCATGCAAGCCCTTGCCTGTGACCAATATACCAGATCAATATGGATATAAGGCATTTGAAAAT GAACAGTCGTTATTTTATTCGGGAAGGGATATGATTGCCAACATGGAAAACAATCGGTGGCCAAACTCCAATT CTGTTTTTGCACTTCCTCAAGGCGACAGTGGGGTCAAATTTCCTCTATGTTCTCGGGTAGAAAATCCAGTAACTACCTCTGACTACTATGGAACATTTTTTGACCAAACCCAAATTCAAGAACCTCTGGGTGTAGATTCAAGCTTGACTGTTGAACGGAAACAGAAATTTACAATTAGGACAGTCTCCCCAGAATACTGCTATGCCACTGAGACCACAAAG GTTGTCATCATTGGATCATTTCTCTATCATCACCCGGATTCTACTTGGGCCTGTATGTTTGGTGATGTTGAAGTTCCTGCTAAGATTATTCAGGATGGCGTAATCAGTTGTGAAACTCCTTCCAATCTTCTTGGAAAGGTTAAGTTGTGCATTACTTCCGGAAATAGGGTGCCTTGCAGTGAAGTGATTGAGTTTGAGTTTCGAAATAAGGCTACTAGTTGCACTCGCTGTAATTCATTAGAAACAGAAGATGGCAGAAGTCCAGAAGATCTGCTATTACTTGTTCGATTTGCTGAGATGCTCCACTCTTCAACTAAAAAGGATGACAGCACAGAATCTGGAAGTCACCTTTCAACAGAACAGAAAGATGGTGATGATTTATGGATTGACACTCTTCTAGTTGGCAGTGGAAAATCATCTGATACTGTTAAGTGGCTTCTAGAAGAGCTGCTGAAGGATAAGCTGCAGCTCTGGCTCTCTAACCGATCCTATGAAAGAGATGAAGGGACAGACTGTTCTTTGTCCAAGAAAGAGCAGGGAATTATACACATGATTTCTGGGTTGGGTTTTGAGTGGGCCTTGAACCCCATTCTCAGTTGCGGTGTGAATATAAATTTCCGTGACATCAATGGATGGACAGCCCTACATTGGGCTGCAAAGTTTGGGAG GGAAAAAATGGTTGCTTCACTTGTAGCTTCTGGTGCATCTGCTGAAGCGGTGACAGATCCAAGTTCACAAAATCCAAGCGGTGAAACTGCTGCATCTGTTGCAGCCTCCCATGGCCATAAGGGACTGGCAGGTTATCTTTCTGAGGTACACCTAACAAGCCACTTGTCATCCCTCACTTTGACAGCGAGTAAGATTTCTGAAGGAGCTTCTGAGCTCGAAGCCGAGTTAACTGTCAGCAATGTCTCTGAAGAAAATATCGTGGCCAGTGAGGATCAGGTTTCACTAAAAGCTTCCTTGGATGCTGTCAGAAATGCAACTCAGGCAGCTGCACGGATACAAGATGCTTTTCGTGCACATTCTTTTAGAAAACGGAAAGCAAGAGaagctgctgctgctgctgctgctgctgctgcagcAGCATGTCTAGATGGATATTGTATTGATCCATGTTGCAACAATGATAACATGTCAGTGCTTTCTGCCATGTCAAAACTTAGTTCTCGGAGCTTGGGTGATTACAATTTAGCTGCCTTGTCGATTCAGAAGAAATATCGAGGTTGGAAAGGTCGCAAAGAATTCTTAGCATTGCGCCAAAAAGTAGTTAAGATACAG GCCATTGTGAGGGGTTACCAGGCTCGGAAGCAATACAAGATACTATTATGGGCAGTTGGAATCCTGAATAAGGTTGTGCTACGATGGAGGAGAAAACGCGTTGGTATAACTAGTGTCCGGCAAGAAATGGattcaaatgaagaagaaagtgatgatgaagatttTCTCAACGTGTTCCggaaaaagaaagtaaatggAGCAATTCAGATGGCTTTGAAGCGGGTGCTTTCCATGGTCCGTCATGAGGATGCTCGCCACCAATACAGGCGCTTGCTTTCATTGTATCGTCAAGCCAAG ACTGAACGTGACAGTACAAGTGATGAAGCACCGTCATCAACTTCAGAAGAGGACCCTCTCAATATGGAAGACGATGATTGGGATCTGTTATGGCAAAAATTATGTGCTTAG